atcctttacaaggtaaggtaagtcattaatataaataagaaataaaaacggaccgagaattgacccctgcggaacacccatcctaacaacagacccggcagaaattttcccgttaatctcaactctctgaattctattactcaagtaagagataagtaggtccagagagttgccccgcactccataatgggatagcttcctgatcagtgtttcatgaaggacacaatcgaacgccttggataagtcacaaaaaacacccaatgcgtcccctgagtcctcccacgcgtcatatacttgattaagaagttcaacaccggcatcagttgttgaacgaccccttgtaaatccaaactggttaccatgcaataatttatttctattaaaaaatctttgcatctgatttagaataattttttcaaaaattttactgaatgtaggtagtactgaaataggtctaaagttagtggggtcagaagtactacccgatttaaataacggagttattttactattcttcatgagatcaggaaacacaccacgatcaatacagttattaaaaattaaagctaatacaggtgccacaatagttattacagagctagcaatgtacacagaattaccccacaggtcagcagtctttttcttattcaaagtatggaacgttttaattatatctgtataatctatgtgttcaaaattgaaacttgaatggcaagctacaacattttcttttagtaaagattctgcgacagtgggtgatgaattcaaggacctggtagtggaaacaggaatatccgaaaagaagttttcaaatgcggctgcaacttcagcatctgatttaattgcattattatcaattaccagattatattcactacttctccttttagatcttcccgcttcaccattaataatactccaggtcgctttaattacattggaactgttttttattttagagctcaaatatagtgatttagcaatagagcaaacttttttgaacaatttagaatacttctttacatattcattaaattcaatagtgtttataaatatcctctcgttataaagctcatataggcgttttctacttttatagatgccagtggttgcccattgattgaaaggcgcattgccatgagctggtatggttttaggtgtgaaggtagatttaaactcggtatggtaagtatttaaaaaatcattacacaagttattcgtatttttattccttaataataaaggtaatttgtcagagagtttagatttgaacgtttcaatgcgtctttcagtctttgggttaacaataatatgtggtttcgacactttatttactttattttctattgaaattaattgtccacaatgatctgaatcaagcaatgatataatttgtttattagttggtacaatatcagtataaatattatctagacaagtagcactagtaggagttatcctagtgggctccagaaacaggttcgttaggttaaacgaagcaaataaacttacaattctagtacttaagctagaattttccaacaaatttatattaaaatcgccacaagtaatgatgaatttatttgaactactgagtttatttaatacttcatctaatactgtttcaaaacagtcatacaaaccagaaggtggtctatacacactcaaaacaataaaccgctctaattccacacaggctatttcaacagtacgttcaacagagtaaccaactatatccttgcgttctttgaatttaagattgttatttattaaaattagtgaaccaccatgtatagcgttttctctgctgaacgagctaccaatctgatgattaccatagttgaacattagctgatgggatttcagccaatgctcagtaatgcacaaaatgtcaacattattacagtttaaaaataattctatttctaattctttaCTCATGAAACCTTGGATGTTTTGGTGCACCAGATTGATAATATTACTGTTAAGTATGCAAGAGGATGACTCTATTGTCTTgctctttaatttaaattattagtaatatcaACATTCAATGTCACATTACTAACATTAAAGTCAATATTAGAAGGTTGCTCAATAGGAGTAACCTGTTTAGCCAAGTTCTTGGctgttattctaataaaatatgatagcgacactgctattcgtcttaaataataacgagaaagatagtacctatctttcgtcatatatacatttttaccaaCGTAATTGTtggtatcaataatattaatatttgatttattgcatAACTGATACAttgcaatatttagtttatatctaaggttgtttattttaaggttgtttatttacattattgtcGTATCCTGGGAGCCATCGAGAATTCGTTGCGCGATCTGTTAGGAGCACGCCCAGGCAGCGTCATGTGTTACAACTCCGATCGGCGATCATTAATGAGTAACAGCAAAAAATATGTTCGTCTACACAATACAGGCGCATGACTCGCCGCTCCGCGatcaattattaataaaaagcgGGCCGCTTCATTGAAAGGGCGATTAGCTCAATATTTATATGGAATATTCGGTATCAACGGCGCTTTGTGGCCATAATTCGGTGGGTCGTGACGCGGCGCGTTTGACTCTCCCGCCCGTCATAGACCAACTGTTTCGGCTGAGCCGTAGACTTGATACTGCGTTAATTAGGGAAATATAGCATGCACAAGcattaatcaaaaataaaaagatcatTAGCAAGTTTAAGGGACCTTATTTTGAACTCAAGCAAGTCGAAATACAGACTACTAATATTCTAAGACCAAGAAAATTAGGTAAAATTACAAgcacaatattataatacaactgTTAGATACttactcaaataaaaatagcagctttgtaacataattatgtgaacCTCAGTGAGTTTCACGAAATGCAGGCAACATCTAGGAAGCCAAAGTTACCTTCAGCTGAGCAGTACGTCCCGGGCCACCACGGTCGCTTCATTGTACTACCGAATTGACTCGCCGACTCTTTCAATAGAATTCTTCGCCGTGAAAGCAGCCACTATGTCGgcataaatttatttaatctgATACATTTGCCCGAACATCAATCATACACTCGACACTAGCGAATTATTAGATCATATTTAGATGTGTTGATTTGATATTCAACGCTCTTTGAAGTAAATTAGAGTGGGTACATAGTGGCAATTATTGTAATGTAGGTGCCTAGGTTATTATAATGTAGCCTAGATCCACGAACGTCTTCATCAAAACAACGTCGTGTCTACAAAGTTCAGTTTCCCATATTCCGCTAACATATTATTCCGTGTTAAATGAACTGTACCGACCGCTAAACTAAAGGTCTAATACCAATTAATTACTTGTATAATTCATTTGGCATTACTGGCTCACATAGCAACCAATGGCTGCCAGAACAATTTTTCAGTAGAGCTGATGCTAATGAAAAGGCATTTTCACGAGCTTTGGCGCCGGCCGCCATGCAAATGTGCTGTTTAATGACGCGCGAAGCCACGCCACACAACTATACTAGCTTTACGGACACAAAACGTTACATTACACACAGTTTATTGTGAAAACTCGGCGCGAGTTGTAAACGTTAATATCTACGCTACGACTTTACCGATATCTGCACAATCCGAAGCGAATCACAACCAATGAGACTTATGAATACCTCTCGACCCCACACTGACACGTATTGACAGTCGTTATTTATGGTGAGAAACACGGAATAACACATTACAAACAGAAAATAAAGTTTAGACACAAAACACTAGCCGTGGAAACTTAAGTCCAACGCGGTCCCCACCAGCGGCGCCTATTCACTAATTTTAACTAAATGTTTTATGACTCAAGCTTCGCTAAAAGACTAAATTCTCTCAAGATAAATGTGTCACAATTGAGTCATTCGACCCGCCTTTAAAATGAAAAGCCCTTCAACCTTGAAAAGGCCAGAGAATGCGGCATGAAAGAGGCTCACAATACTcttttaatttgtcattatgcagcaataaaaacatggtaaatgaGAGCGACAAAAAACTCGTTCAGAGACAAACAAAAACCGCGAGTTGGGGCGAAATTCGCAAATCATTCTGCGATAATGACGGCCGcttgaaaaaaatttaaatatcaaaaGGCCGGACGGGGCACGGTAATggtttaaaatcatttttcattCGAGTCACTCGTGAGTCAGAAATATGAAAACGGTAGCCATCGCATCGAGCGCGCTTCCATTAACTCTAGCCGACTTGCGATTAGAATTTTGGACGAGCTCCATCTTTCATTAATCTGGTACCTTCTtcggaataaataaaacaaaaatgttgatcAATTACGGTGTTGGAATGAAACTACATAAGTACCTGCGTCgttaatggtttttatttacaaaggtcctttttaatattaaatcgcatgacttatgttatttaaatgtcatttgTTCTTCTTTTTCTTGTGCTTGGGTTGCGATTGGTCGACGGGAGGCAGGCCGCTGTCGAATTCGCTGGCTGTATGCATAGAGCTCTGTTTCGGTATGTTACGATTGCCGGCGCCGAATTTAGCTTTTGGGAATCTGTGAAAGATGCATTACACATTGTAATGAAGAGATTTAAACCAATTTAAGTGTTTTAATGATCCACTGCAAATAACACGATGACTTTTAATATTTGCAAAATTggcaaaaaaaacatttttatcaatcTAAATCATGCAGTCTCTTACCCAGGCCGTTTCTTCTCTTCATCAGCATGTACGGTGAGTCTATTGGAAGGTCTGTCCTTCTTATTGCTAGGGTTGGACTTGACCCTCCGAGCTAGCGTGCCTGGAGCGTCCCGAAGCGCGAAAGCTTTGGCCGCGTGTCCCAAGTGCAGTTGTTTCGAGTCCAAATATTCGCGCACGTCACGAGGATAGCCCGCGTAGAAACGTACCCATGATGTGTATGCTAAATTGGAGAATTGGcttgtttagtatttttagacATGTACATAATATGAGTTAAATGGGATActataatacaaaaatcaaaaaactaTCTACAATTGACCCttcaaaatactaataatactgaaaaagtgaacttttttataccacgacggtggcaagaaagcacacagCCCACcagatggtaagtggttaccgtggcctatgaacgcttgcaacacttggggcattacatgcgctttgccgatCCTTAAGAAACCTATTGACTAGAAACCTATTTAAACTTAAACGGAGGGTTTAAGTTTAAAccgtcataaaaaaacatataccGTTTTTTTACTGAGAGTGACAAAAAGTTACAATAGACCTATCCACAACTCTCTCACTAACTACAAATGACTAAATACAATCAACAAGACACGTACCTCTACTGGCTCTAAGCAGCCAGTCCCTGTTAGTATGGGCGGTGTGTTCCAGCCGCGCCTGCACCGCAATGGCGGCGCGCTGTGCTGTGGTAGCAGCCGGTACTACTGTACGCAACGCTTCTAAAGCACGGGACTCGTCGCCTTGGCGTAACCTAAGATAATAATGGGCCAGATATATTTGGGAATGttcaaaaacaaaacgttaAGAGACaggcaaataaaataatcatttttatttcaaataactacGTTTTAGTATATACTAGCATTCTATATAGGAATTGttatttaacacgttaacccTTTATAACCACGTCGTACACTGTAGGTCAACTCtagttctcgaatgcgaagtttcgtttaattttcggccgcaAGCGTTagtaggttttattaatttactaataaaattacttaatctCAACCTAATTATTTaccttcatttcattcgttcatttttattcacaaaagttcgcaataaatggaattgtagtatgaAATCTGCCAAGTTTTGGACGAaacttagtttttcgttgaattcgTGTAGACCtactggtgaccgacgcttaacGGAGGATtcaccttcaacagttttctttcggcagctTATGCTTTAAGGagtttaaaataacagttttggTAACATCCAACAATGCAATTAGGTGGTAATCCATCCCAAGCCGAACCCTAAAGCAACAGAAGTAAAAAATAGTCTGCTAAAGTGCGtgcaattaaacattttacgaCAATAGCTCACCTTATCCTTTTCTCTTCTAAATGCCTGATGAACCTCGCTTCGCTAGGCAACAAGAACAGAACGGCAGCACCGACTTGAGCTGCACGTCCCGTACGACCCACTCTGAATGAAAGAAGAATAAGTTCACTACTGAACAAGGGAGGAGGTAAAGCACCTCTGATGTTACGAATGTATATCAGcagcgtcgattgcttaccttcacaTGAACGATCTGTTTGTTTGCCgccctatcccataaaaaaacggagctacggactactcCGAAACCTcgaactagcgggtttaccggggttcggGCTCGataaccaggagtaggaacgggatggtttttagttagtgagaatctgacactccctctcacctcatccAGGGCCAGAGAAGTCAGTGGATTAATTCCCCCCCCCTAGAACTCACTTAAGAGCAGAATTGCAATcgtcaataatatatttttttatggaatacgttacaaacgagcaaacggatcaccagatggtaatcGATCAGGAGactcgcaacaccaaaggactcacaggtgtgttgccggctttttaaaaaggaataagtaTGCTCTTAAAGGGTTGAAGGTCATATCGGTTCAGTTTCTTTGGTCAATTAGTTTTTTTGAAGTTGGCACTGAATCTTAGTCATCTTTTTGCGTCGTTAAGTTTAAATTACGCAAATTGTCTGATCCAATTAAACAATTAAGACTACTAATAACTAGTGCACAATTAGCAATCACCGCTAATTGCATCCCCGACAATCTGCAGTTAAATGGTGGCATGTTTAATTTCAATGATTTCAGATATTAGATTTTCGCAAGCACTTCTGCTCGTGACTCTAACAATTTTACTTCCAAAAACATTGATTACTGCCTATTTCTGTACTAAAATTCTAATCCATTTAAAATTTTTACGTGAAGGGGTGACAAATATGCATAAcatcagatttattatattagtaggatgaaattaaattaatggtaATTACAAAGTACCTGTGAACATAATCGGTGGCTGATGCTGGAACGCAGAACTGCAAAACGAGATCCACTCGAGGCACATCAATTCCTCGGGCAGCTACATCCTGGTGGATCAACAATGACAATACAATGACGATATGGAATTCGAAACAAATAGAAAGGTGCTGATATAAATCAATATTCCTTATGTTTTTCAACCCCCGGAAAAGCGAGGTGATCGTAGTAGTTTCAGCTCTATGTCAAGAGCTACAAGATATTTCTAATATCTTAAAGTCAGAAGTAGATCAGTATAAGATCTAGTACACGATAAGCCGTGTACAAAAAAGTTTAATGTAAAAAGTTTAGCGAATCTGAACGTTACACGAATACAGGAGCGTCGCAGCGCGTAAGCGAGTGAGCGCCGCCTCGGTAGCCACCGCCCGCTGCGACCAAGATTAAACCCGATACGATCTCGCCTTCGCACCGTCATTATCTACACTATGGAGGACATTACACCGCGACTATTGCTGTATTAATGCAATTAAAAACACACTACCACATACAATGTATTCGTCTCGGCTAATTACGcgattagaaaattattttacgcTTCACCTACAAGTCCGACCTACcgtggaaaatattaaaacgatAATCAAGAACTTTTTCAACAGTCTCCGAGAAGACCTTTCCGAACATGTAGTCGATTACTAATTACAAAGTTTAAACAGTTGCATTATGAAGACGTTTAGTTTTTCTAAAGTCATTAGTAGAATATTAGTTCTTATGGTTGATATTCAGCGGCAAAAACTCGAAAAGGGTACagaacgttacaaaaacttaataCTAACTCAAAGCCCATGATTAccataattaagtttttaatttccaACTTGGGCCGAATATTAAATTGAGTACCTTGTCCTAGTGTCGTCTAGGACGCTGGATGAACAACTTTGTacaatgaaattgtaattagaATCTCCGGCGTAACAGTAAGGTTCCGATGTCGGCGATGATAGATGTAATAAACACATATAATTGTACATAATCGAGGCGTATtgtggcggcgcgcggcgcgcggcggtgTGGGAGCCACAGAGAGCTAGATGAATGACCAGCTAATAGGCACCGCGCCACAATAGCTAGCGACAAAGGTGAGCGGCGGGAACATGGACGCCATTATTAAACTAAGAATGTGATGATTAATCTGGTAGCACGTTTTCGAagataataaattgaatttctATTGTACGCGTAAAcacgattaaaaaatattcaagagaTACGATTTTATTTGATTCGAATTACATGTGCGCGGTAATAACGCAAGACAATGATTGACACGGTGAGGTTGGAAGCattaaagtaggtaattatgAATTAGATCTACTGATTCATATTAATAAATTCGCTTGATTGTGTTCATGTCAATGTCGGTGCAGGTCATACAACCGAAAAGAAGTCCGCGTTTTTCTATGGGTTCTAATTTGCTACCCATAAAACTTGTAAATGATCACCAATGGAGCCATTTTTAGCccgatataaatatttgttagtgACTTACCGTACAAATAAGCACTCCGCTCCTTGCCGTTCGGAACTGCTTGAACACCTCCATCCTCTGCTCATGGGGCATGGATCCGTGCAAGCTGAACATATCCAGGTCTACCGGCACCAACCCACCTTCAGTTGGCTCTTCATATTCCACCTTGAAGTCATCTTCATcctctgatgatgatgagtctTTCTCCTAGGAGAAAGGTAACACGCCAATTTGATTATAGATGGTCAAAAATCACAGTAAGGCTTTGCccaatctctttttttttaataaaacgttgccccacattaggattttctcctgtgtcgtgggtgcgtttacaaacatacaatttcacatgcacatgacacccagacccgaaacaacaatttgtggaacacacaaagagttcctccgtgcggtaatcgaacccgctacacgttgcacggcagccagttgcccagccaccgcgtcaaccgtgcagtcaatctgTTTGCCCTACTGCCTGTAGTGCGAATCCTAGATCTCGGTTCCCCATTCCCACTCAATGAACGAAACGGTTATGATAATGATCTAAAACAAAGCCTCGTCTATTGTTCTGTAAAGACGCAGAATACTATCTGTATGTGTAGTAATAAACGCACTTTGCGCCTATTAGGTATTGTGATTTggcgtaaaaataaatacacctaAACCCCTATAGcataatttttgtctgtctttctCATTCAATCAATGACATCGTACTTAAATCGTGTCTGATATTATAAAGGAATCATTGCCAATCACacagtttggatgtttgtccgtaaatcacgctgaaactacggaacggattttaatgaaatctggtacagacaaggtatgagctgacttgggtggtagaatactttttatcccacaggaacgcgggcgaagccgttggcagaagctagtaatcgaataaataaattaaatacgataaatctattaaaaaaaaacttgtttcacttacatcatcatcatcaccatcatcagctTTTCTTTTCTTCGCTTTAGAATTTTTACCtttctcttgatttttctttttaacttcCTTGCCAGTGAGCGCAGTATCTATAAGATCCGAGAGATAGTCCACCATTTCCAGCGTAGCTACGAACACTATCATCTTGCCTCCTTTCTTGTTCATTACGCAGTGTTCTACGATTAGACCGCACAAAGTAACAAGCCTTAGTTTCATTGGGACTATGAGGAACGTTTGGTTCACTGTTGCTGGTAGTACTAGCTCATCCTCCACTATTGCTGATTTAACTGCTGCAGCGAAAGTATTCACTTGCGGAGTAGCTTCTTCCTCATTCCCATCCTCATCACTATCACTATCGTCTTCTGATTCATTTTCTTTCACAACTTTAGGATTTTTAAGTTCATGTTCCCTTTGTGCTTTGAAGTATTCGTAATCAGAATCGCTGTCACTGTCATCTTCGTTTTGTACGACATTAGCTTTTGGAGCCGTACTTGGTGCAGCTTCATCGTCTTTCTTGAATAAATCTTTGTGGTTTAGACCAGTAAAGGCTTTTAGTCCTATAGTAAAATGAACGTCGTTTTAATACACACATAATACTACATAAAAATCTAGTTCTATTGTGGAAAGACACTTACCTCGTTTAGTTTCTGTATTTTTGTCTTCATCTGGCAAAGTCGTTTCATCATCAGAATCTTCCTTTTTAACTTTTTCTGGCTTTGCCTTTTGTGGTTTAAGTTTTTCAGGTGCTATGTCTATCTCCGGTTTCTTCTTTACTTCGGTTTTTTGCTCACTAGGTCCAGGTTGATTTGATTTTAGAGAATCTGCTATAACAGCTTTGCCTTCTGACGTATCTACGAAGACTGGATCGACTAGCGTGATCCCTGCTAAATTTTCAACGGcctacaaaacaatattacttaGTTCTTTTTTTACACATATacctaaagtaaaattatattaataagtgATGGAGAATTTACCTTAGTAAGAGTAGCAGACAATAAAACAGTTTGCTTTTCTTTAGACATAAACACTTCAGTTAGATGATGTTTTACACCTTCTTTCTCTTCGTGACTTTCATTGTGTTCAGATTCTTCTTTACTGTCATCATTATCTGGTATTTTCTttacaatgttttgtttcattaGCGCTAGGGGATCGTAGGTGGCTGCTTTTTTATGATCCTCAATAGCTTTCACTATAGCTGCCACGTCTTTCTCGTAACCCATGTCTAATAAGCGATCTGCTTCATCCAACACTAAACAGCTGTAAATACCCATAACACATAAAGTCGGAGTAACAGAAAATGTTGAGAAATAAGGAAAAACCTATCGACTATAGTATTCTTCCGTCTTTCAGACATCGCCACCGTCTTAGAGTCAATTCGCAGCGAAACGCGACGATACTGAAAGACGCCAGTACTTTGCGCAACGCAGAAACTTTGgcatgaaatattaattttttcgTGTAGAAAGTAAAGTTTGAGCCTCTGTTTGTATCGCGTCTCAATATCAGCTGACTTTTACATTGAAAATACTGagatagaattttattttaaatcaacttACCCAGTTTTAGC
The genomic region above belongs to Spodoptera frugiperda isolate SF20-4 chromosome 12, AGI-APGP_CSIRO_Sfru_2.0, whole genome shotgun sequence and contains:
- the LOC118262835 gene encoding probable ATP-dependent RNA helicase CG8611 → MDDLQLNISVPKKDKKKPSAPQNNAGEYKFVSNPKFTGKTIARKRPQNLAQANRAILKNAEGPPKKVAKVAPPAVDKSDDLGAKLRDLSENKGKYEGKNYQELSDNIQLRQNKPRSGGWISSLFKNNPQVPRIGQRAVKPIVEKVFAGKTFSDLDLHPHSVANLQQTLGLKELMTVQQNAIPVILQGRDVLIRSQTGSGKTLAYALPIIEGLQAIRPKINRNDGIRVIVVVPTRELAVQTYELFIKLVKPFHWIVPGLLSGGQKRKAEKARLRKGISVLVGTPGRINDHLRHTASFNFAKTGCLVLDEADRLLDMGYEKDVAAIVKAIEDHKKAATYDPLALMKQNIVKKIPDNDDSKEESEHNESHEEKEGVKHHLTEVFMSKEKQTVLLSATLTKAVENLAGITLVDPVFVDTSEGKAVIADSLKSNQPGPSEQKTEVKKKPEIDIAPEKLKPQKAKPEKVKKEDSDDETTLPDEDKNTETKRGLKAFTGLNHKDLFKKDDEAAPSTAPKANVVQNEDDSDSDSDYEYFKAQREHELKNPKVVKENESEDDSDSDEDGNEEEATPQVNTFAAAVKSAIVEDELVLPATVNQTFLIVPMKLRLVTLCGLIVEHCVMNKKGGKMIVFVATLEMVDYLSDLIDTALTGKEVKKKNQEKGKNSKAKKRKADDGDDDDEKDSSSSEDEDDFKVEYEEPTEGGLVPVDLDMFSLHGSMPHEQRMEVFKQFRTARSGVLICTDVAARGIDVPRVDLVLQFCVPASATDYVHRVGRTGRAAQVGAAVLFLLPSEARFIRHLEEKRIRLRQGDESRALEALRTVVPAATTAQRAAIAVQARLEHTAHTNRDWLLRASRAYTSWVRFYAGYPRDVREYLDSKQLHLGHAAKAFALRDAPGTLARRVKSNPSNKKDRPSNRLTVHADEEKKRPGFPKAKFGAGNRNIPKQSSMHTASEFDSGLPPVDQSQPKHKKKKNK